In Planktothrix tepida PCC 9214, the genomic window AACTTAATGCACTTCTCCCCGTAATGCTTCAGCATCAATGGGTTTGGTAATATAAATTCTGAATAAATTCCATAACGTTGAACAGTTAGAGGGTAATTTTAATAAGAATTTAACCCATTTCGGTTTGTTGCTGGCATCAATTTTTTGGTTGTTGGCATTGTTCTCGGAACATTTTTCGAGGCGGCGGAAAAAGTCGGGATGTTCTGTATCTAAAACCTCTGGAAATGCTCTTAACGAAGTTTCATTGGTTTTGCGAACAACATGACGATTATATTCCTTTGCATCTAATCCCAAGGTATCATAAAAGTCTGCCCGTTCATCAACCGTTAAGGTATGGGTAGCAAAGACCGTTAACAGGAAAAATCTAGCCCATAATCTTCCTTGCCAACTTTGCCACATTTGCGGTTGAGAACGCAATAAAACCTTAAAGAAATCTCCATGTCGGTTTTCATCCTGACACCAACTTTCAAAATAACGGAATAAGGGATAATATTGATGTTCGGGATGGGCTTCTAAATGGCGGAACACTGTAATATAACGCCAATATCCAATTTTTTCCGATAAATAAACCGCGTAAATAATCCACTCCGGTTTAAAGAAGGTATAAGTCCGGTGTTTGGTTAAATACCCTAAATCCAAAGATAAATTAAAATCCGACATGGCTTTATTAATAAATCCCGCATGACGCGCTTCATCTCTAGCCAATAAAGTAAAGGCTTCAGATAACAAGGGATTTCGAGTTTTGAGTTGACGAGATAACTCTTTAAATAATAAAAATCCAGAAAATTCCGAAGTACAAGACCGTTCTAAAAAGTCCACAAATGCCAAGCGTGTTCTCTCATCAATTTGTTCCCAACTTTGTTCAAATTCTTCATCCCGAACAAAATGATGACGGTTATAGTCCGACCGTAACTCCTCTAAAACTGCTGAAAATTCCTCCTCATAGGCCGATAAGTCTAGGTTCGCCATCGCGTCAAAGTCTGTGGTGTAGAAGCGAGGCGTCAGCAATGTCTCTTGAACCGGATTTTTAATACCGGGGCGCAGTTCTTGAGTTCCGGGGTTTTGGACAGTATTCACCATCGCTGCGAGTCCTTAAATATTACTGATTAGTTATTAAACTATATGACTCCGGTTTTGTCTAGTACCCGTTGTCATTTTTTTTGCCTGTAAAGAATTGTAAAGAATATATAACCAATCAGTGATATAGTGATATGCTCATTCGAGTGGTGAAGACAAAACCTTGTTTTCCTCTGTTGGGAATGGGTTAAGTCTTCAGAGAAGTTTCATCTTAAATTCATTGATAAAACCATGACAAACTTAGCTGAAAAACTCAAACTCGGAACCCAACAATCTCATAGCAATGCGGAACATACCGGATTTATGAAAAACTTTTTATCAGGGGGTGTCAGTCGAGATTCTTTTTGCCAACTGTTAAGTAATTTATACTTTGTTTATAGTCAATTAGAATCGGAATTGCAATGCCATCAAACCCATCCGATTATTAGCAAAATTTATTGTCCAGAACTGAATCGCAAAGCCAATTTAGAAAAAGACTTAACCTTTTATTATGGAGAACATTGGCCGGATAATATCACCCCTTCTCCAGCCGCACAAGCTTATGTTTCCCGACTGCGTGAACTTTCTGCCACCGAACCCGTTTTATTAATTGCTCATGCTTATACTCGCTACATGGGTGATTTATCTGGGGGGCAAAGCTTAAAGAAAATTGCCCAATCCATCTTTCATTTAGAAGAACATCAAGGTATTTGTTTCTATGAATTTGATGAAATTCCTGATGTGAATGAATTTAAAAATCAATATCGTCAAAAATTAAATGAATTAATCCTGAGTGAAGACCTGCAAGATGAAATTGTTGCAGAAGCCAATAATGCCTTTACCCTCAATATTGCCATGTTGAAAGATTTAGGAGAAACCCAAACTCCAGTCACCGTTTAATTCAATTTTTCTATTATCTGCAATTACAACTGATTTAGGAGATTCTATCAATGGTTTTTTCGGTAGCGAATGTGGCGTTTGATTTTGATTTAATTCAAAAATATGATAATGCGGTTCCTCGTTATACCAGCTATCCCCCAGCAACGGAATTAAAAGATGGATTTACTTCCTTAGATTGGGAATTTGCCATTACTGAATCCAATCAACGTCAATCGCCCTTATCGCTCTATTTTCATATTCCCTTCTGCCAAAGTGCCTGTTATTTCTGCGGCTGTAATGTGATTGTTTCTAATAATAAAGATGCAGCTAGAAGCTATATCGATTATTTATCCAGAGAAATTGATTTTACCTCCCAGTTTATTGATACTCGTCGCCCGGTCACACAACTACACTGGGGCGGAGGTACACCCAATTACTTATCCTTAGAACAGGTTGATTCCTTATGGGCAACCATTAATAAACAGTTCACTTTTGCAGATAAAGCCGAAATCTCCATTGAAATTAATCCTCGATATGTGGATAGAAATTATATCTTTTTCTTGAAAGAAATGGGGTTTAATCGGATTAGTTTTGGGATTCAAGATTTTAATCCTGAAGTTCAAGAAGCCGTCAATCGAGTTCAACCCGAAGCTCTGCTCTTTAATGTTATGGACTGGATTAAAGAAGCCGGGTTTGAAAGTGTGAATGTAGACTTAATTTATGGTTTACCTTATCAAACAGTACATACCTTCAAAGAAACGATTCAAAAAACCCTTGCTCTCGATCCAGATCGCATTGCAATTTTTAACTTTGCTTATGTTCCCTGGATGAAACCTGTACAGAAAAATATTCCCCAAGCGGCCTTACCCCAACCCCATGAAAAGTTAGAAATTTGGCAAATGTCTATCCAAGAATTAACCGATAAAGGCTATGTTTTTATTGGCATGGATCACTTTGCTAAACCCAATGATGAATTAGCGATCGCTCAACAAAATTCAGCCTTAAAACGGAATTTCCAAGGCTATACAACTCAACCAGAAGCCGAACTCTATGGATTTGGGTTAACTTCCATTAGTATGTTAGAAGATACCTATGCTCAAAACCATAAGCGATTAAAAGAGTATTATCAAGCCATTGATCAAGGAATTTTACCCGTTAGCAAAGGGTTTAAATTAAGCCGAGATGACGTTCTGAGACGAGATGTAATTATGCAAATTATGTCTAATTTCTACTTAGATAAATCTCAAATCGAATCTAAATATCACCTCGATTTTGATACCTACTTTGCCGAAGAATTAATCGAGATGCGCCCCTTAATTGCGGATGGGTTAGTTCAATCCAATTATGATTCAATTGTGGTGACAAACTTAGGCAGACTCTTGGTCAGAAATATTGCCTTTTTATTTGATACCCATACTCCCGCCCAACAGCAACAAAGATTATCCAGGGCGATTTAATTGCCAGATTGTCCAGAATCCGGTAAGGTGGGTTATGCCCACCTTTATTTTTAGGTTGTCATTGGATCTATGACTTATTTTTGGTTTAAATCCTTTCATATCATCGGAATGGTTGTCTGGTTTGCGGGTTTATTTTACCTGGTGAGATTATTTGTTTATCATGCTGAAGCGGAAGAAAAACCGGAGCCCGCCCGCAGCATTTTAAAAGAACAATATGAATTGATGGAAAAACGCCTTTATGGAATTATTACAACCCCTGGAATGGTGGTGACGGTGGTAATGGCGATCGCACTTTTAATTACAGAGCCCAGTCTTTTAAAAGATATGTGGTTGCATCTAAAGTTAGGATTAGTTGCCGTTTTAGTCGCCTATCATTTTTATTGTGGTCGAATCATGCGACAATTAGCCACTCATAAAATTATGTTCACCAGTCAACAATTCCGCAGTTTAAATGAAGTTCCAACTGTACTTTTATTAGTGATTGTGTTGTTAGCTGTCTTCAAAAATAGTTTACCCCTGAACACCGCAGTCGCTGTCACTGGCAGTTTTA contains:
- the acsF gene encoding magnesium-protoporphyrin IX monomethyl ester (oxidative) cyclase, with the protein product MVNTVQNPGTQELRPGIKNPVQETLLTPRFYTTDFDAMANLDLSAYEEEFSAVLEELRSDYNRHHFVRDEEFEQSWEQIDERTRLAFVDFLERSCTSEFSGFLLFKELSRQLKTRNPLLSEAFTLLARDEARHAGFINKAMSDFNLSLDLGYLTKHRTYTFFKPEWIIYAVYLSEKIGYWRYITVFRHLEAHPEHQYYPLFRYFESWCQDENRHGDFFKVLLRSQPQMWQSWQGRLWARFFLLTVFATHTLTVDERADFYDTLGLDAKEYNRHVVRKTNETSLRAFPEVLDTEHPDFFRRLEKCSENNANNQKIDASNKPKWVKFLLKLPSNCSTLWNLFRIYITKPIDAEALRGEVH
- a CDS encoding heme oxygenase (biliverdin-producing) encodes the protein MTNLAEKLKLGTQQSHSNAEHTGFMKNFLSGGVSRDSFCQLLSNLYFVYSQLESELQCHQTHPIISKIYCPELNRKANLEKDLTFYYGEHWPDNITPSPAAQAYVSRLRELSATEPVLLIAHAYTRYMGDLSGGQSLKKIAQSIFHLEEHQGICFYEFDEIPDVNEFKNQYRQKLNELILSEDLQDEIVAEANNAFTLNIAMLKDLGETQTPVTV
- the hemN gene encoding oxygen-independent coproporphyrinogen III oxidase, which produces MVFSVANVAFDFDLIQKYDNAVPRYTSYPPATELKDGFTSLDWEFAITESNQRQSPLSLYFHIPFCQSACYFCGCNVIVSNNKDAARSYIDYLSREIDFTSQFIDTRRPVTQLHWGGGTPNYLSLEQVDSLWATINKQFTFADKAEISIEINPRYVDRNYIFFLKEMGFNRISFGIQDFNPEVQEAVNRVQPEALLFNVMDWIKEAGFESVNVDLIYGLPYQTVHTFKETIQKTLALDPDRIAIFNFAYVPWMKPVQKNIPQAALPQPHEKLEIWQMSIQELTDKGYVFIGMDHFAKPNDELAIAQQNSALKRNFQGYTTQPEAELYGFGLTSISMLEDTYAQNHKRLKEYYQAIDQGILPVSKGFKLSRDDVLRRDVIMQIMSNFYLDKSQIESKYHLDFDTYFAEELIEMRPLIADGLVQSNYDSIVVTNLGRLLVRNIAFLFDTHTPAQQQQRLSRAI
- the hemJ gene encoding protoporphyrinogen oxidase HemJ, whose translation is MTYFWFKSFHIIGMVVWFAGLFYLVRLFVYHAEAEEKPEPARSILKEQYELMEKRLYGIITTPGMVVTVVMAIALLITEPSLLKDMWLHLKLGLVAVLVAYHFYCGRIMRQLATHKIMFTSQQFRSLNEVPTVLLLVIVLLAVFKNSLPLNTAVAVTGSFILGMIIFFQLYAIHRQKNSQQAMSQ